A region from the Desulfitobacterium dehalogenans ATCC 51507 genome encodes:
- a CDS encoding flagellar protein FlgN has translation MPDIKQLNENLKQQASLYKELKHYAQMKQQALLKNDLHEIEATTIQEEQLLLEASRLEKERLLWAEQIAQHLGKAPESITLKELAERFPELTDVKTELENVVMNLKEVNELNNQLLKQAMKVIDLTLSVITAQPSGSTYNRPGGKESEAKTVHFLDRNI, from the coding sequence GTGCCTGATATTAAGCAGTTGAATGAAAACTTAAAGCAACAAGCGTCTCTCTATAAAGAACTCAAACATTATGCTCAGATGAAGCAACAGGCACTGCTCAAAAACGATCTCCATGAGATTGAAGCCACGACAATTCAGGAAGAGCAGCTTCTTCTCGAAGCCTCCCGTCTGGAAAAGGAGCGGCTTCTATGGGCAGAGCAGATCGCCCAGCACTTAGGGAAAGCTCCCGAAAGCATTACTTTAAAAGAATTAGCAGAGCGTTTTCCGGAACTGACCGATGTTAAGACTGAATTGGAAAACGTTGTGATGAATTTGAAAGAAGTCAATGAACTCAATAATCAACTTCTTAAGCAGGCCATGAAAGTGATCGACCTAACCCTTAGCGTGATTACCGCACAACCCAGCGGCAGTACCTATAACCGCCCTGGGGGGAAAGAGAGCGAAGCGAAGACGGTTCACTTTCTCGATCGAAATATTTAG
- the flgM gene encoding flagellar biosynthesis anti-sigma factor FlgM, with protein MKIDGTSMSSIGSIQATNRVASIAKKAAIPGQEQDGIKVSDKGQLYQNLLQKVKEIPEVREERIREITEQINKGEFKIDAQSIAGKLLGQE; from the coding sequence ATGAAAATAGATGGAACGTCAATGTCCTCGATCGGTAGTATCCAAGCGACCAACCGAGTGGCATCCATCGCTAAAAAAGCTGCAATACCTGGTCAGGAACAAGACGGCATCAAAGTCTCCGACAAGGGACAGCTCTATCAAAATCTTTTACAGAAAGTCAAGGAGATTCCTGAAGTTCGTGAAGAACGGATTCGAGAAATTACAGAGCAGATCAATAAAGGTGAATTCAAGATCGATGCGCAGTCCATTGCCGGTAAGCTGCTCGGTCAAGAATGA
- a CDS encoding transposase: protein MMKEQQHKQNRMLCVFMEDLVPKGHFLRKLDAAIDFSFVYDIMRPLYSDKGRPSIDPVVLVKMLLIGYLYGIDSERKLEQEILVNIAYRWFLGLDLEDKVPDHSVFSQNRRRRFKDTEVFREIFNTVVERCAEAGLIGGECVVMDSTHIKANAANGHAEKVLLVEGPNDYWLKLNDEHGGHIRQKTEEADMTLTVKKKSLSDPEAGWMHRHPKPAGFHYLCHQSSDIRYGIVTDVHVTPGDVTDAPYCVERIAYQKKECRLPFRYAGLDSGYDTVAVHHGLHQLGIRAYIPVNPGHTAHWRKERGLFTIEDFHYDVQNDRYICPNDCTLRYIGVRKAHYRVGKNYVTRSEDCKNCPLKSQCIAGKANYKEVRRDFYQEDQERHHALVGTALYRYVMRKRQVICEGNFALQKRCHNLRFTRKRGIEKVQEQCLFSAMALNLKRLVKYGTAPLRPAVSYPQIKLRIVSLQRNLSVNYC from the coding sequence ATGATGAAAGAGCAACAACACAAACAAAACCGGATGCTTTGTGTCTTTATGGAGGACCTCGTGCCGAAAGGGCACTTTCTGCGCAAGCTGGACGCAGCCATAGATTTCAGCTTTGTCTATGACATCATGAGACCGTTATACAGCGATAAAGGAAGACCGTCGATTGATCCGGTTGTTCTGGTAAAAATGCTCCTGATCGGCTACCTCTACGGAATAGACTCCGAACGGAAGCTGGAACAAGAGATCCTCGTCAATATCGCCTATCGTTGGTTTCTAGGTCTTGACTTAGAAGATAAGGTTCCGGATCACTCGGTCTTTTCTCAAAACCGCAGACGCCGGTTCAAAGATACGGAAGTGTTTCGGGAGATCTTTAACACCGTGGTTGAGCGTTGCGCCGAAGCAGGACTCATCGGCGGTGAATGCGTTGTCATGGATTCCACCCATATTAAAGCCAATGCCGCTAACGGACATGCAGAGAAAGTCCTTCTTGTGGAAGGTCCCAATGACTACTGGCTCAAGCTCAACGACGAGCATGGCGGTCATATCCGGCAAAAAACAGAAGAGGCAGACATGACCTTGACGGTTAAAAAAAAGTCTCTCTCTGATCCTGAAGCCGGGTGGATGCACAGACATCCCAAGCCAGCAGGCTTTCACTACCTTTGCCATCAAAGCTCAGATATCCGCTATGGTATCGTAACCGACGTCCATGTCACGCCGGGGGATGTGACCGACGCCCCCTATTGTGTGGAACGGATAGCTTACCAAAAGAAAGAATGTCGACTTCCTTTCCGCTATGCGGGATTGGATAGCGGCTATGATACAGTGGCAGTTCATCATGGATTACATCAGCTTGGAATAAGAGCCTATATCCCTGTCAATCCTGGTCATACAGCCCATTGGCGTAAAGAAAGAGGACTGTTTACCATTGAGGATTTTCACTATGACGTTCAGAATGACCGTTATATCTGTCCTAACGACTGCACACTGCGTTACATAGGTGTAAGAAAAGCACATTACAGAGTGGGTAAAAACTATGTCACACGATCAGAAGATTGTAAAAACTGTCCTTTGAAAAGTCAATGTATTGCCGGGAAGGCGAATTACAAAGAAGTCAGACGGGATTTCTATCAAGAAGATCAGGAACGCCATCACGCCTTAGTCGGAACAGCCTTATACCGCTACGTCATGCGCAAGCGGCAGGTAATATGTGAAGGGAATTTTGCTCTTCAAAAGCGATGTCACAATCTAAGATTCACTCGCAAGCGAGGCATTGAGAAAGTCCAGGAACAATGCCTCTTTTCGGCAATGGCCCTGAACCTGAAAAGATTGGTGAAGTATGGGACAGCACCGCTCAGGCCAGCTGTCTCCTATCCGCAAATTAAGCTGAGGATAGTAAGTCTGCAGAGAAATCTCTCAGTTAATTATTGTTGA